In Onychostoma macrolepis isolate SWU-2019 chromosome 14, ASM1243209v1, whole genome shotgun sequence, a single window of DNA contains:
- the polr1d gene encoding DNA-directed RNA polymerases I and III subunit RPAC2: protein MRSRTESQSDPRMRIRTESQSDPRMRSRKRSGSMAEPARKHALEMVRADGADEGCVTFVLHEEDHTLGNSLRYMIMKSQDVEFCGYSITHPSESKINFRIQTRDGIPASEPLRSGLNSLTEVCKHVLHTFEARMQAFRDKEEPMS, encoded by the exons ATGCGCAGTAGGACGGAGTCGCAGTCAGACCCGCGCATGCGCATTAGGACGGAGTCGCAGTCAGACCCGCGCATGCGCAGTAGGAAGCGCAGCGGCAGCATGGCGGAGCCCGCACGGAAGCACGCGCTGGAGATG GTGCGGGCGGACGGCGCAGACGAGGGCTGCGTGACGTTTGTGCTTCATGAAGAGGATCACACGCTGGGGAACTCGCTCAGATACATGATCATGAAGAG TCAGGACGTGGAGTTCTGTGGATACAGCATCACACACCCGTCAGAAAGCAAGATCAACTTCCGCATACAGACGCGag ACGGGATCCCGGCGTCTGAACCCCTGCGCAGCGGCCTGAACAGCCTGACTGAAGTGTGCAAACATGTGCTGCACACCTTTGAG GCACGGATGCAAGCTTTCAGGGATAAAGAAGAGCCGATGTCATGA